In one Echinicola marina genomic region, the following are encoded:
- a CDS encoding metallophosphoesterase — translation MKHIALLMFFSLTGILQAQTLERRIILIGDAGELDDGKHPVVELVSEFIDEDTLSQKTDILFLGDNIYPKGMPEIGDPNRPESEYILTLQANMADKVNGEVIFLPGNHDWEKGHEGGYAAVLRAQAFIDSLNREKLFWKPRDACPGPELREIGDKAIMIIVDSQWWLHPNEKPGLDSDCDYKTAEEVLAAMADMVNANKDKTIILAMHHPLKTYGEHNGAYNWKDHLFPFTAINPNLYIPLPVIGSIYPLYRTYLGNIQDIPHPKYQEMIEGINKIISSHSKVIVVGGHEHALEYTLDQHIHHIVSGSGSKSTKLRKNKPCLFAMDQRGFASLDLYSNGSVNLNFFSLEIGLNPVYQSEIIKGKPLLLDSLNINSNTFPDTVKVSISEQYHANRQQEKWYGTNYRKIWSEEVAFRVFDISKERGGMKIVKRGGGMQTKSLRLEDSSGKQYVLRSVEKYPAAAIPEVLRKTVAIDIVQDQISASNPYGAIMIPPLADALKVYHTHPELVWLPDDPALGIYQQEFGNAVYLYEERETSPEGLSDEDYKFYSTEKMLKKRLEDQDYVLDQKNVLRARLLDLFIGDWDRHDDQWRWIGIEHKEGREFLPMPRDRDQAFFVNQGILPKIASRKWIMPKFQGFDDHLRDINGFMFNGRYFDRSFLNDLDREDWEDELDRFQEKMDSNTIEGAIATLPKTIQDILREEHHINSTLNFRKSWIKEEALKYYGFLAENVDVYGTNKDELFEIRHEPDGKVDVEITKITKKGKLEQKFFSRKFDPEETKEVRIYGLNGDDKFNIIGKGPGKIKIRLMSGLSADTIIDDSQLKKKSNIIYQWKDQKDNLHLGTSNKIKESKSSTVFNYNRKAFKYDILMPLASFEYNVDDGIFLGAGALWTTHGFRKDPYAVKQSIKANMAVKTGAFNIYYEGHAIKLINQLDLEWNASLRAPDYVNNFFGYGNESSEFLKDEFGPQYYRIRYNQINLNTWIRHNLNQNIFFRIGPQYQRVKMDEDDNIGKYINSENQTDIDIEELNQLKQYAGLNAQFIIDQTDHPKLPNRGIKFLHEFNFNAGLNESSNTLSSMNTEIALFWSRLIPSQVTWATRFGSGFNWGQYEFFQSQNLGGQDNLRGYRRSRFQGQAMVYNNTEARIRLNNFTTRLFPASVGLTLFHDIGRVWYEDENSSKWHNSFGAGLWLAPMNMMVVSGTLSIGQEEILPSFTFGYQF, via the coding sequence ATGAAACATATAGCTTTATTAATGTTTTTTTCCCTAACTGGCATACTCCAGGCCCAAACACTGGAGAGAAGGATCATCCTGATCGGGGATGCGGGAGAATTAGATGATGGCAAACATCCTGTGGTAGAATTGGTGAGTGAATTCATAGATGAAGATACCCTTAGCCAAAAAACTGATATCCTATTTCTTGGTGATAATATTTACCCTAAAGGAATGCCCGAAATCGGAGATCCTAATAGACCAGAAAGTGAATATATTTTGACACTTCAGGCAAATATGGCGGATAAAGTTAATGGCGAAGTGATTTTTCTACCGGGCAATCATGATTGGGAAAAAGGACATGAAGGAGGCTATGCTGCTGTATTGAGGGCCCAAGCCTTTATCGATTCATTGAATAGAGAAAAGTTGTTTTGGAAGCCAAGAGATGCCTGCCCAGGCCCAGAACTTCGAGAAATAGGTGATAAGGCCATTATGATCATTGTAGACAGTCAATGGTGGCTGCACCCCAATGAAAAACCCGGATTGGATTCAGACTGTGACTACAAAACTGCTGAGGAAGTCTTGGCTGCCATGGCAGATATGGTCAATGCCAATAAAGACAAGACCATTATCTTGGCGATGCACCATCCGCTCAAAACCTACGGGGAACACAATGGAGCTTATAACTGGAAGGACCATCTTTTTCCTTTTACGGCAATCAACCCCAATTTATATATCCCGCTTCCAGTCATTGGGTCCATTTACCCCTTGTATAGGACCTATCTAGGCAATATTCAGGATATACCGCATCCCAAGTACCAGGAAATGATTGAAGGCATCAATAAAATCATTTCAAGTCATTCCAAGGTCATCGTAGTAGGCGGACATGAACACGCTTTGGAGTATACCTTGGATCAACATATACACCATATCGTTAGTGGATCTGGCTCCAAAAGCACAAAATTAAGGAAAAATAAACCATGTCTTTTTGCTATGGACCAAAGGGGTTTTGCCAGTCTGGACCTATATAGTAATGGAAGCGTAAATCTAAATTTCTTTAGTTTGGAAATTGGGCTCAATCCAGTTTATCAATCAGAAATTATTAAGGGAAAACCCTTATTGCTCGATTCACTTAATATCAATAGTAACACATTCCCTGATACTGTAAAAGTGTCCATCAGTGAACAATATCACGCAAACAGGCAACAAGAAAAATGGTATGGAACCAACTATAGAAAAATATGGAGCGAGGAGGTAGCATTTAGGGTATTCGATATCAGTAAGGAAAGAGGTGGAATGAAAATCGTCAAAAGGGGCGGAGGCATGCAAACCAAATCCCTTAGACTTGAAGATAGTTCAGGAAAACAATATGTGCTAAGATCAGTGGAAAAATATCCAGCAGCGGCTATTCCAGAAGTACTGAGAAAAACAGTGGCCATAGATATTGTACAAGATCAAATTTCAGCTTCAAATCCATATGGAGCCATAATGATTCCTCCTTTGGCAGATGCCCTTAAAGTTTACCATACTCATCCAGAGTTGGTGTGGCTCCCTGATGATCCTGCATTGGGTATATACCAGCAGGAATTTGGAAATGCGGTTTATCTCTATGAAGAAAGGGAAACAAGCCCTGAAGGGCTGAGTGATGAAGATTATAAGTTTTACAGCACAGAAAAAATGCTCAAAAAACGCTTGGAAGACCAAGATTATGTCCTGGATCAAAAAAATGTGCTTCGTGCAAGATTGTTGGACTTGTTTATAGGCGATTGGGATAGACATGATGACCAGTGGAGATGGATAGGAATAGAACACAAAGAGGGAAGGGAATTTCTCCCCATGCCCCGCGATAGAGACCAAGCTTTTTTTGTAAACCAGGGAATCTTACCCAAAATAGCTAGTAGAAAGTGGATCATGCCTAAATTTCAGGGATTTGATGACCACTTGCGGGATATCAATGGTTTTATGTTTAATGGGAGATATTTTGATCGTTCATTTTTAAACGACCTTGATCGGGAAGATTGGGAAGATGAATTGGATCGTTTTCAAGAGAAGATGGACAGCAACACCATCGAAGGGGCAATAGCAACTTTACCAAAGACCATCCAAGACATCCTTCGAGAAGAACATCATATTAATTCTACATTGAATTTTCGAAAATCATGGATAAAAGAGGAAGCATTAAAGTATTATGGGTTTTTAGCTGAAAATGTAGATGTATATGGAACAAATAAAGATGAACTGTTTGAAATTAGGCATGAACCGGATGGAAAGGTAGATGTAGAAATTACCAAAATAACCAAAAAAGGTAAGCTGGAGCAAAAATTTTTTAGCAGGAAATTCGATCCGGAAGAAACGAAAGAGGTCAGAATCTACGGACTGAATGGAGATGATAAATTCAACATAATAGGGAAGGGCCCAGGAAAAATTAAGATAAGGTTGATGAGCGGACTTAGTGCTGACACCATCATCGACGATAGCCAGCTTAAGAAAAAATCCAATATTATCTATCAATGGAAAGACCAAAAAGACAATTTACATTTGGGCACTTCAAATAAAATCAAAGAGTCAAAAAGCAGTACCGTTTTCAATTACAACAGAAAGGCTTTTAAATATGATATCTTAATGCCATTGGCTTCCTTTGAATATAATGTTGATGATGGGATCTTTTTGGGGGCAGGAGCCCTTTGGACAACCCATGGATTTAGAAAAGATCCCTATGCCGTAAAGCAAAGTATCAAGGCCAATATGGCCGTAAAAACAGGTGCTTTTAATATTTACTACGAAGGACATGCCATAAAACTCATCAATCAACTGGACTTAGAGTGGAACGCTTCCTTAAGAGCGCCAGATTATGTGAATAATTTCTTTGGCTATGGAAATGAAAGCAGCGAGTTCCTAAAGGATGAATTCGGTCCCCAATATTACAGAATAAGGTACAATCAAATTAATCTAAATACCTGGATCAGGCATAATCTCAATCAAAATATTTTCTTCAGGATAGGACCACAATACCAAAGAGTAAAGATGGATGAAGATGATAATATTGGAAAATATATCAATTCGGAAAACCAAACGGATATTGATATTGAGGAATTGAATCAACTGAAACAATATGCTGGTTTAAATGCCCAGTTTATCATCGACCAAACAGATCATCCAAAACTCCCTAACAGAGGAATCAAATTTCTGCATGAATTTAATTTTAATGCCGGCCTAAATGAAAGCAGTAATACCTTGAGTTCAATGAATACGGAGATAGCCCTATTTTGGAGCAGGTTGATTCCATCCCAAGTAACCTGGGCCACCAGATTTGGCTCGGGATTCAATTGGGGACAGTACGAGTTTTTCCAATCGCAAAACCTAGGCGGACAAGATAATCTAAGGGGATACAGAAGAAGCCGTTTCCAAGGGCAAGCTATGGTTTATAATAACACAGAGGCCAGAATCAGACTTAATAACTTCACCACCAGACTGTTTCCTGCAAGTGTTGGACTCACGTTATTTCATGATATAGGAAGGGTATGGTATGAAGACGAAAATTCATCAAAATGGCATAATAGTTTCGGCGCTGGACTTTGGCTGGCACCGATGAACATGATGGTGGTTTCTGGCACCCTTTCCATTGGGCAAGAAGAAATATTGCCAAGCTTTACCTTTGGCTATCAGTTTTAA
- a CDS encoding GAF domain-containing protein, with translation MDIQTAWNNNFPYLVSQRELSFLPLLATWKEKAHDKDELNAFFFQKLLEEVKSYPILLQEKVDKEELVKDKEALAFIVNSVFPVSLDSKKQMYMMSLPFAMDIVYASQGFKDNFLCPDAFSPSNIEEKKEEMRYSKLIHAYKIILNQFYDLNIKTDSSLVYKVMDKTGLNRYFYSEANADFIEVRTSKRLPPKEEILKLCSGTSPCIRDLENWQKVLPLEDFVFSGFLILQLKDFTNTESVSELSNALLEENDFSSKKFMEVVDQSVKSLLGVPNIKVGIAAFQKFDNKYLISDRRLANSFLIRHLCMMDCDHSYESVVSFLSNVKDPVFLNDFATCAEAPDSYTQIQQMGIKEIIIVPLHYDGRLVGVLEICAEEEGVLNALMLDKLKSVNQPLAVAMQKNMKQFEYKVQQVIRKNYTAIQPAIEWKFNEVAVQKIVDQENGKNSSLQPVVFDNVYPLYAAVDIRNSSATRLETIQRDLQQQLRMAQKIIHGALVLNDLPVLEKMSFKIQKMLDDIQLILVADDESKINYFLLDELEPLFKHLQIVHPSLNEEISTYFSRVNGELGLLYENRSAFEQSLSLLNSALSQHIDKAQVQAQEMFPHYYEKYKTDGIDYNIYIGQSLVRDKIFDPVYLKSLKLWQLTTLCESAFLSESLKEQLPIPLETTQLLLVHSSPLSISFRMDERKFDVEGAYNIRYEIMKKRIDKALIKNSKERLTQPGKIAIIYSQPKEEAEYMDYITYLQVKGLLGSEVERLDLEDLQGVNGLKALRVDVGKPLFSELSEHETHKAKLKTDSQR, from the coding sequence ATGGATATACAAACTGCTTGGAACAATAATTTCCCTTATTTGGTCAGTCAAAGAGAACTGTCCTTCTTGCCATTACTGGCGACATGGAAGGAAAAAGCGCATGACAAGGATGAGCTTAACGCCTTTTTCTTTCAAAAGCTATTAGAAGAAGTTAAGTCCTACCCTATTTTACTCCAAGAAAAGGTGGATAAGGAGGAATTGGTCAAGGATAAGGAAGCCCTTGCTTTTATTGTCAATAGCGTATTTCCTGTTTCACTTGATTCAAAAAAGCAGATGTATATGATGTCCTTGCCATTTGCGATGGACATCGTTTATGCTTCTCAGGGATTTAAGGATAATTTTCTATGTCCGGATGCCTTTTCCCCCTCCAATATTGAGGAGAAAAAGGAGGAAATGCGCTATTCAAAATTAATCCATGCCTATAAGATCATTTTAAACCAGTTTTATGACCTGAACATCAAAACAGACAGTAGTTTGGTCTATAAGGTCATGGACAAGACTGGCCTCAACAGGTATTTCTATTCTGAAGCCAATGCGGATTTTATCGAAGTAAGGACGAGCAAGCGCCTACCACCCAAGGAAGAAATTTTAAAACTTTGTTCTGGTACCAGCCCTTGCATTAGGGACTTGGAAAACTGGCAAAAGGTCTTGCCCTTGGAAGACTTTGTGTTTTCCGGTTTTCTGATCTTACAGCTCAAGGATTTCACCAATACAGAAAGTGTTTCAGAGCTGAGCAACGCCCTTTTGGAAGAAAATGATTTTTCTTCCAAAAAGTTCATGGAGGTAGTAGACCAAAGTGTAAAAAGTCTTTTAGGAGTACCCAACATCAAAGTCGGTATTGCCGCTTTTCAGAAATTTGACAATAAATACTTGATTTCCGACAGGAGACTGGCCAATAGCTTTCTGATCAGACATTTATGTATGATGGATTGTGATCATAGTTATGAAAGTGTGGTATCTTTCCTTTCCAATGTAAAGGATCCTGTTTTTCTAAATGATTTTGCAACCTGTGCTGAGGCACCTGATTCCTACACACAAATTCAGCAAATGGGTATTAAGGAAATCATCATTGTGCCTTTACATTACGATGGAAGATTAGTGGGCGTATTGGAAATCTGTGCTGAAGAGGAAGGCGTGCTGAATGCATTGATGTTGGATAAACTGAAAAGTGTCAATCAACCTTTGGCCGTGGCCATGCAAAAAAACATGAAGCAGTTTGAGTACAAGGTCCAACAGGTCATCAGGAAAAATTATACCGCTATACAGCCTGCTATAGAATGGAAATTCAATGAGGTCGCCGTACAAAAAATAGTGGATCAAGAAAATGGTAAAAACAGCAGTTTGCAGCCTGTTGTTTTTGATAATGTTTATCCTTTATATGCTGCAGTGGACATTAGGAACTCTTCGGCTACCAGACTAGAAACCATACAGAGAGATCTACAGCAACAATTAAGAATGGCGCAGAAAATCATTCATGGAGCACTTGTCTTAAATGATCTCCCTGTACTAGAGAAAATGAGTTTTAAGATTCAAAAAATGCTGGATGATATCCAGCTGATATTGGTGGCAGATGATGAGTCCAAGATCAACTATTTTCTTTTAGATGAGCTTGAACCATTGTTTAAGCACTTACAAATTGTTCATCCAAGTTTGAATGAGGAAATCAGTACTTATTTTTCCAGAGTGAATGGAGAATTAGGCTTATTGTATGAAAACAGAAGTGCGTTTGAGCAAAGCCTTAGCCTGCTGAACAGTGCTCTAAGCCAACATATAGATAAAGCCCAGGTTCAAGCCCAAGAAATGTTTCCTCATTATTATGAGAAATATAAAACCGATGGCATTGATTATAATATTTATATAGGTCAATCTTTGGTAAGGGATAAGATTTTTGACCCTGTATACCTTAAAAGTTTGAAATTATGGCAATTGACCACCTTGTGTGAAAGTGCTTTTTTAAGTGAATCCTTGAAGGAGCAATTGCCTATTCCCTTAGAAACCACACAATTGCTATTGGTACACAGCTCACCGCTGTCCATCAGCTTTAGAATGGATGAAAGGAAGTTTGATGTGGAAGGAGCCTATAATATTCGCTATGAAATAATGAAAAAGCGGATAGATAAGGCCCTGATCAAAAACAGCAAAGAAAGGCTTACCCAGCCAGGTAAAATTGCGATCATTTATTCCCAACCTAAAGAAGAGGCGGAATACATGGATTATATAACATATTTGCAAGTAAAAGGCTTATTGGGAAGTGAGGTAGAGCGTCTGGACTTGGAAGACCTGCAGGGCGTGAATGGGCTTAAAGCCCTGCGCGTGGATGTTGGGAAACCTTTGTTTTCAGAGCTTTCCGAACATGAAACGCATAAAGCCAAGCTTAAAACTGATAGCCAAAGGTAA
- a CDS encoding SdiA-regulated domain-containing protein, translated as MNSFKFIVILFFVLIHSCGLKERRFDGTYTSPESYDLTKGEKLIIPEVLDEVSGITIGDNGNIWAIQDEASIVYELKWPNKKILRKSKFAKNMDLEDILYTEKGLYGLKSNGDIYEIINVFEETVSSVSYDFPFDGKRDLESLAQLSDDQAILFCKSCKLDKDNEASAFVFDFNTKTYSEIKDYKLTEKELRKILHEETDFKLTIKPSAAVMHPIERKLYVISSVGKWLLIMDKFGDAEEIHRLDPRLFKQAEGITFNQRGDMFISNEAHDGNPNILKFDYLPQSKK; from the coding sequence ATGAATTCATTTAAGTTTATAGTCATTTTATTTTTTGTACTCATCCATTCCTGTGGCCTTAAAGAAAGGCGCTTTGATGGTACATATACCTCCCCAGAATCCTATGATTTGACAAAGGGAGAAAAGCTGATCATCCCAGAAGTCCTAGATGAAGTTTCTGGAATTACCATTGGTGATAACGGCAATATCTGGGCTATTCAAGATGAAGCCTCCATCGTCTATGAATTAAAATGGCCCAACAAAAAAATCCTGAGAAAGAGTAAGTTTGCCAAAAATATGGATTTGGAAGACATCCTTTATACCGAAAAAGGACTATATGGACTCAAAAGTAATGGTGATATTTATGAAATAATTAATGTATTTGAAGAAACTGTGAGTTCCGTGAGCTATGATTTTCCTTTTGATGGAAAAAGGGACTTGGAATCTCTGGCCCAATTATCTGATGACCAAGCCATTCTATTTTGTAAATCCTGTAAATTAGATAAGGATAATGAAGCCAGTGCTTTCGTTTTTGATTTTAACACCAAAACTTACAGCGAAATCAAAGATTATAAATTGACCGAAAAGGAGCTACGAAAAATTCTCCATGAAGAGACTGATTTTAAATTGACGATAAAACCCTCTGCTGCGGTCATGCATCCTATTGAAAGGAAATTATATGTCATTTCATCTGTTGGAAAATGGCTGCTGATCATGGATAAATTTGGGGATGCTGAAGAGATTCACCGATTGGACCCAAGACTTTTCAAACAGGCGGAAGGAATCACTTTTAACCAAAGAGGAGACATGTTCATTTCAAATGAAGCGCATGACGGAAACCCTAATATTTTGAAGTTTGACTACCTTCCCCAATCCAAAAAATGA
- a CDS encoding efflux RND transporter periplasmic adaptor subunit, with amino-acid sequence MKFKYLYNIIFIVLLSACNPSDEKSLHNTKGGAEDHSEHENDQSVHLSADQVEALQIKVDSIPKRIITGIVEANGVLEVPPQNEANITAIIGANVNNIKVIEGDKVHKGQIIAYVSHPDLIQLQIDYQQKWNELKFVQLEYERQKTLFENEVGAGKEFQQIKANLAGLRGNVTGMESQLNLLGISPKNIQKGNISANIPIKSPISGYVKKVHIKTGQYVSPQFTMFEVVNIEHIHADLMVFEKDIYKVKVGQKVRFKVQTLPEDELYAEVYAVGKSFEEKPKAVHIHAEIANKKGLLIPGMYVRGQVIIDGKLEYAVKEGAIAKSGEKHFLFAASKNGKEWDFKPIEVLVTDGNDSWKSIKFLNAADQHQQFVMNQAYYIMAEMNKGEGGHHH; translated from the coding sequence ATGAAATTCAAATATTTATATAATATCATATTTATTGTTCTATTAAGTGCTTGCAACCCAAGTGATGAAAAATCTCTTCACAATACTAAAGGCGGAGCAGAGGATCATTCTGAGCATGAAAATGATCAATCAGTACATTTATCAGCAGATCAGGTTGAGGCATTGCAGATAAAAGTAGACAGTATTCCAAAAAGAATCATTACTGGAATAGTGGAAGCCAATGGCGTACTGGAAGTACCTCCTCAAAATGAGGCGAACATAACGGCGATCATAGGGGCAAATGTCAATAATATCAAAGTAATTGAAGGTGATAAGGTACATAAAGGTCAAATAATAGCCTATGTGAGCCACCCGGATTTGATCCAATTGCAAATCGATTACCAACAAAAGTGGAATGAATTGAAGTTTGTTCAGCTGGAATATGAAAGACAGAAAACACTTTTTGAAAATGAAGTTGGGGCTGGAAAGGAATTTCAACAGATTAAGGCCAATTTGGCTGGGTTAAGAGGAAATGTAACTGGAATGGAAAGCCAACTAAACCTACTTGGCATTTCACCAAAAAACATCCAAAAAGGAAATATCTCAGCAAATATCCCCATAAAAAGCCCCATCTCAGGATATGTTAAAAAAGTCCATATTAAAACTGGCCAGTATGTTTCTCCCCAATTCACCATGTTTGAGGTAGTAAACATAGAACATATTCATGCTGATCTGATGGTATTTGAAAAGGATATCTACAAAGTCAAGGTAGGACAAAAGGTGAGATTCAAAGTACAAACCCTTCCAGAAGATGAACTCTATGCCGAGGTATATGCTGTAGGAAAATCCTTTGAAGAAAAACCTAAAGCGGTGCATATTCATGCTGAAATAGCAAATAAAAAGGGACTATTGATTCCGGGAATGTATGTGCGAGGACAGGTAATCATTGATGGCAAACTGGAATATGCAGTTAAGGAAGGAGCCATAGCTAAATCGGGTGAAAAACACTTCCTCTTTGCTGCCAGCAAAAATGGCAAAGAATGGGATTTTAAACCCATTGAAGTTTTGGTAACCGATGGTAATGACAGTTGGAAATCCATTAAGTTCTTAAATGCTGCAGACCAACATCAACAATTCGTCATGAATCAAGCCTACTATATCATGGCCGAGATGAATAAAGGAGAAGGTGGACATCATCATTAG
- a CDS encoding 3-keto-disaccharide hydrolase, giving the protein MNLYTNNCSALICFFLLFFTIQASFAQIGVGAKKPKSAKWLFDGSREMLDEKWTYWEGPGLKASLPIKWQLSEDPVHGDLVLNTFDESAANGRYGAADIVTKEKYRDFRLHIEFLIPKKGGNSGVYLQNRYEIQVLDGDSTSHGMAAIINEKAAPYHVYNGLGKWNAYDIQFRAARFDKQGKLIERPLVTIYFNGVKVHENEHIQQVWGGAYSGLDGGNDGGKGVTDRPGGLKLQSEGHEVLYRNIWIENLNIKKSNTDF; this is encoded by the coding sequence ATGAATCTATACACGAATAACTGTTCTGCCCTCATTTGTTTTTTTCTACTATTTTTCACCATCCAAGCTAGCTTTGCCCAAATAGGAGTAGGAGCAAAAAAGCCCAAAAGTGCAAAATGGCTGTTTGATGGAAGCCGTGAAATGCTTGATGAAAAATGGACCTATTGGGAAGGGCCTGGACTAAAAGCCTCTTTGCCTATCAAATGGCAGCTGTCAGAAGACCCTGTCCATGGAGACTTGGTCTTAAACACCTTTGATGAAAGTGCGGCCAATGGACGCTATGGTGCGGCAGATATTGTCACCAAAGAAAAGTACAGGGATTTTAGATTGCACATCGAATTCCTTATCCCGAAAAAGGGAGGCAATAGTGGTGTTTATTTGCAAAACAGGTATGAAATTCAAGTGTTGGACGGTGATTCTACCAGCCATGGCATGGCCGCCATCATCAATGAAAAAGCTGCTCCCTATCATGTCTATAATGGTCTGGGAAAATGGAACGCTTATGATATACAGTTTCGCGCCGCCCGCTTTGATAAGCAGGGGAAATTAATAGAGAGACCTTTGGTAACGATCTACTTCAACGGTGTAAAAGTTCATGAAAACGAGCATATACAGCAAGTTTGGGGAGGAGCATATTCAGGATTGGATGGCGGCAATGATGGAGGCAAAGGAGTGACTGACCGTCCGGGAGGCTTAAAATTACAGTCTGAAGGTCATGAAGTATTGTACAGAAATATCTGGATTGAAAATTTGAATATCAAAAAGTCCAATACCGATTTCTAA
- a CDS encoding Pycsar system effector family protein — translation MEEVNINLLHKVASYVKALYEDSNQKLFKYHNLEHTIDVVKACEEISSHHSLSKEEKLVLLIAAWFHDVGCWARSKLENHESEGAKIAKTFLLENGMGEEFVEKVQSCIYSTQMPQKPSVLIEKILCDADLSHLARDDYYQRSLKLREELMELKLLNLDLDSWLRSNLIFLNKHQYKTEYCQQKCQIGKQKNINTLIEKIEATEQKSDKKKKKKKGTERGVETLFRTTSRNHLELSSIADNKANIMISVNSIILTIIVSVLLRKLEEYPNYIIPTTMLLATSLVTMVFAILATRPNVTSGKVTKESIDNKEGNLLYFGNFHEMSLAEYEYGMGKMLDNADYLYGSMTRDIYYLGKVLAKKYVLLRKSYTVFMFGFIISILAFAVATIFFPVDTY, via the coding sequence ATGGAAGAAGTTAATATTAATTTACTTCATAAGGTAGCATCTTATGTAAAAGCCCTCTATGAAGATAGTAACCAAAAGCTTTTCAAATACCATAATCTGGAACACACTATAGACGTAGTCAAGGCCTGCGAAGAAATAAGTTCCCATCATTCTCTTTCCAAAGAGGAAAAATTGGTTTTGCTGATTGCAGCTTGGTTTCATGATGTGGGCTGTTGGGCCAGATCAAAACTGGAAAACCATGAAAGTGAGGGGGCCAAAATAGCCAAAACATTTTTATTGGAAAATGGCATGGGAGAGGAATTTGTAGAGAAAGTTCAAAGTTGTATTTACTCTACCCAAATGCCTCAAAAACCATCCGTTTTAATAGAAAAAATATTGTGTGATGCTGATCTCTCCCATTTGGCTAGGGATGATTACTACCAAAGATCATTGAAGTTAAGAGAAGAATTAATGGAACTGAAACTCTTGAATTTGGATTTAGACTCTTGGCTTCGTTCAAATTTGATCTTTTTAAACAAGCATCAGTACAAGACGGAATATTGCCAGCAAAAATGTCAAATTGGAAAACAAAAAAACATCAATACCTTGATCGAGAAAATAGAAGCAACCGAACAAAAATCAGATAAAAAGAAAAAAAAGAAAAAGGGAACAGAAAGAGGCGTAGAAACACTTTTTAGGACCACTTCAAGAAATCATTTGGAGCTCTCCTCCATTGCAGACAATAAGGCAAATATCATGATTTCTGTAAATTCAATAATACTCACCATTATCGTTTCAGTATTGCTCAGGAAATTGGAAGAGTATCCAAATTATATTATTCCAACCACAATGCTGCTCGCGACAAGTTTGGTGACGATGGTGTTTGCTATTTTGGCTACCCGTCCTAATGTAACATCAGGAAAGGTGACCAAGGAAAGCATTGATAATAAGGAAGGAAATCTTCTTTACTTCGGCAATTTTCATGAAATGAGCTTGGCAGAATATGAATATGGCATGGGTAAAATGTTAGATAATGCAGATTATCTCTATGGCAGTATGACCAGGGATATTTATTATTTGGGAAAGGTATTGGCAAAAAAATATGTTCTACTGAGAAAGAGTTATACCGTTTTTATGTTTGGATTTATCATTTCGATTTTAGCATTTGCAGTCGCTACTATTTTCTTTCCGGTGGATACTTACTAA